One window from the genome of Nicotiana tomentosiformis chromosome 5, ASM39032v3, whole genome shotgun sequence encodes:
- the LOC104115061 gene encoding serine/arginine-rich splicing factor RS2Z33-like isoform X2 codes for MKRDYAFVEFSDPRDADDARYGLNGRDVDGSRITVEFAKGVPRGPGGSREFGGRGPPPGTGRCFNCGLDGHWARDCKAGDWKNKCYRCGERGHIERNCQNSPKKLKRGRSYSRSPSPRRGRSRSRSYSRGRSYSRSRSPVKRDSRSPVKRDRSIEHEERRSSSPHPRRSSPPQSKGRKYSPSPDERSPQERGTPSPRGDRAANGSEYSRSPTDDAGIDERRNLSPIEENGRSCSNSPIHRENGSPMGDDENHGSQRGSESP; via the exons ATGAAGCGTGACTATGCTTTTGTG GAATTTAGTGATCCTCGAGATGCTGATGATGCAAGATATGGCCTAAATGGACGGGACGTTGATGGAAGCCGTATTACTGTGGAATTCGCAAAAGGG GTACCTCGTGGTCCAGGTGGATCTCGAGAGTTTGGCGGCAGAGGTCCTCCTCCAGGTACAGGTCGTTGCTTTAATTGTGGACTTGATGGCCATTGGGCTCGAGATTGTAAGGCTGGGGACTGGAAGAACAAGTGTTACCGCTGTGGGGAGCGAGGTCATATAGAAAGAAACTGTCAGAATAGCCCCAAGAAATTGAA ACGTGGACGAAGTTATTCCCGCTCACCGTCTCCTCGTCGTGGCAGAAGTCGCAGCCGCAGTTACAGCAGAGGTCGTAGCTACAG CCGATCCAGGTCTCCTGTGAAGAGGGACTCCAGGTCTCCTGTGAAGAGGGACCGAAGCATTGAGCATGAAGAGAGAAGATCAAGTAGTCCTCACCCTCGAAGATCATCACCACCTCAATCAAAAGGAAGGAAATACAGCCCTTCACCTGATGAAAGAAGTCCACAAGAGAGAGGTACGCCGTCCCCTAGGGGTGATAGGGCAGCCAATGGTTCTGAGTATAGCAGGAGCCCTACAGACGATGCTGGAATAGACGAACGCAGAAATTTGAGCCCTATTGAAGAAAATGGCCGCAGTTGCAGCAATAGCCCCATCCATAGGGAGAACGGGAGCCCAATGGGTGATGATGAAAATCATGGTTCTCAAAGGGGCAGCGAGTCACCTTAA
- the LOC108948314 gene encoding uncharacterized protein, with translation MYFSIFLFDFTLVIATSSIFNLFDNYLEKNNQNKERKKMELFVFSYHCMSLTYEDGCQVLLDACALDPKDMETRDILMKAFKSDSDASQVEALMLSCFSLHSTENDLVLVLVEPLWSYFIIVGNHTLSNGLYVVYDYSASTCPSIAGEEYTIVLDEYLDVKHKVLVENFTWSIVSQHDFSTALDCETEICYMVLVGMNHIAMLDAVIGFQNYGAQFDEIQTSVRGPVEIVERNGDEHLVKVVYANN, from the exons ATGTATTTCTCCATTTTTCTATTTGATTTTACATTGGTAATTGCTACTTCTTCAATTTTTAATCTCTTTGATAATTACTTAGAAAAGAATAAccagaataaggaaagaaagaaaatggAATTGTTTGTGTTCTCTTATCACTGCATGAGTTTGACATATGAAGATGGGTGCCAAGTATTGCTTGATGCCTGTGCATTGGATCCTAAAGACATGG AGACTAGGGACATATTAATGAAGGCATTTAAAAGTGACAGTGATGCTTCTCAAGTTGAAGCTTTAATGCTTTCTTGTTTTAGCCTGCACTCAACGGAAAATGACTTGGTATTGGTTCTAGTTGAACCTTTGTGGTCTTATTTTATAATTGTAGGTAATCACACATTGTCCAATGGGTTGTATGTTGTCTATGACTATAGTGCATCCACATGTCCTTCAATTGCAGGGGAAGAATATACAATAGTCTTAGATGAATATTTGGATGTTAAACATAAAGTTTTGGTGGAGAACTTCACATGGTCAATAGTTTCACAACATGATTTTAGTACTGCTCTTGATTGCGAAACTGAGATTTGTTACATGGTGCTTGTTGGAATGAATCATATTGCAATGCTTGATGCTGTTATTGGGTTCCAGAACTATGGTGCGCAATTTGACGAGATTCAAACTAGTGTTCGTGGGCCTGTGGAAATAGTAGAAAGAAATGGTGATGAGCATTTAGTTAAAGTCGTGTATGCCAACAACTAG
- the LOC104115061 gene encoding serine/arginine-rich splicing factor RS2Z32-like isoform X1: MPRYDDRYGGTRLYVGHLSSRTRSRDLEEVFSRYGRVRDVDMKRDYAFVEFSDPRDADDARYGLNGRDVDGSRITVEFAKGVPRGPGGSREFGGRGPPPGTGRCFNCGLDGHWARDCKAGDWKNKCYRCGERGHIERNCQNSPKKLKRGRSYSRSPSPRRGRSRSRSYSRGRSYSRSRSPVKRDSRSPVKRDRSIEHEERRSSSPHPRRSSPPQSKGRKYSPSPDERSPQERGTPSPRGDRAANGSEYSRSPTDDAGIDERRNLSPIEENGRSCSNSPIHRENGSPMGDDENHGSQRGSESP, from the exons ATGCCGCGGTATGATGATAGGTATGGTGGTACACGCCTCTATGTTGGACATTTGTCTTCCAGAACGCGATCTCGAGACTTGGAGGAGGTCTTTAGCAGATACGGGAG AGTACGTGATGTGGATATGAAGCGTGACTATGCTTTTGTG GAATTTAGTGATCCTCGAGATGCTGATGATGCAAGATATGGCCTAAATGGACGGGACGTTGATGGAAGCCGTATTACTGTGGAATTCGCAAAAGGG GTACCTCGTGGTCCAGGTGGATCTCGAGAGTTTGGCGGCAGAGGTCCTCCTCCAGGTACAGGTCGTTGCTTTAATTGTGGACTTGATGGCCATTGGGCTCGAGATTGTAAGGCTGGGGACTGGAAGAACAAGTGTTACCGCTGTGGGGAGCGAGGTCATATAGAAAGAAACTGTCAGAATAGCCCCAAGAAATTGAA ACGTGGACGAAGTTATTCCCGCTCACCGTCTCCTCGTCGTGGCAGAAGTCGCAGCCGCAGTTACAGCAGAGGTCGTAGCTACAG CCGATCCAGGTCTCCTGTGAAGAGGGACTCCAGGTCTCCTGTGAAGAGGGACCGAAGCATTGAGCATGAAGAGAGAAGATCAAGTAGTCCTCACCCTCGAAGATCATCACCACCTCAATCAAAAGGAAGGAAATACAGCCCTTCACCTGATGAAAGAAGTCCACAAGAGAGAGGTACGCCGTCCCCTAGGGGTGATAGGGCAGCCAATGGTTCTGAGTATAGCAGGAGCCCTACAGACGATGCTGGAATAGACGAACGCAGAAATTTGAGCCCTATTGAAGAAAATGGCCGCAGTTGCAGCAATAGCCCCATCCATAGGGAGAACGGGAGCCCAATGGGTGATGATGAAAATCATGGTTCTCAAAGGGGCAGCGAGTCACCTTAA